gtgaCATCATAGACACAGGTGCCCACGATCCTCAGGACTCTCCCTCTTCAAACGAATGCACAGCAACAGCTGACACGCACCCCCCAGCCCAGACTTGCTATCTCTCCCAGTCACTCCCACGCAGGCCTGCAGCCCCCCAGCCCCGAGCAGGCGCAGGCAGAGCCCCAGCAGGCAAACCACACTCACACTTCAGGCCCAAGCACCAACATGTCaggtttatttctccttcgctctCACCTGAGAGCAGGGCATCCAAATCATAACAAAACCAGAGCCCAAGAGTGGGGAGCGGCCCCCTGGGTGGGCCTGAACCCCAATTTCACCCTTCCCCCGGGCATAGGACCCTCACCCGAATGTGGCCGGGACTCCTTGTGCCCTAGGCCCACGGGGCAGGGGCGGAGGCAGCACCAACATTGGGGATGGTCCCCCAAGAACAGAGGAGGAAGCCCAGCCTCCGGTAGGCAGTGTCCACATCCATGTCCACCTGCTCAGGCCTGCAGCCTCCAGACCTCTAGCGACAGGTCTCCAGAGCCGGCCACCACTAGGTTGCCCTCAGCACAGACCTGGGAAGGGGGAGGAACATGAGGAGTCAGGGACAATGGCGCTCTGGCCAGCTGGGCAGGGCACATGGGGCAGGACCTTACCCTATTGAGCCCATTGTCATGCTTTCGGGTGCAAATGGTCCTTGGTGGGTCTGTGGGCACGTGCACCTAGTGAGGGGCAATGGGCGAGGTCAAGAGGTGTGCCCCTGGCTGATGGAGgtaggggaggggcagggactgtcctggggtgggggctgggcaggAGCCTCACCCGGATGGTCTTGTCAGTGGATGTGGTGTACAAGGCTCCCACTGAGTACTGGATCCCAGTGATAGGAAAGCTGTGGCCCACATCAAAGGACTGCAGGAGGGGGATCAGGCAACACTCAGGCGAGGCTCTCCCAAGACCCGCCCTCCCCCACACCACCAGGGGCTCAGGGGTAGGAAGGAAGCCCGGGGGGAGGGACAGTCAGGGGCAGGAGCTGCAGCAGACCCGGATAAGCTGGAAGCAGCCGTTGCGGTTGGCGAAGACGTGCAGCAGGCCCTGGTTGTCACCAGCCCAGAGCTGGGGTTCCTGGTAGGACATGCAGAGCAGGTAGGAGTCCAGCTATGAGAGGGACAAGGGACAGGACAGCTCAGGCCGGGCTGGGCCTGCAACAGTCCCCATCCCTCCAGGCCCCTGGGGAGGGCCCACCTGCAGACGCTGCAGGACGCTGTTGGCTCGGCGGTCCACCACCACCAGGGTGTGGTCCTCGCTGCCTGAGATGATGTGCCGGTCATCCGCCAGCAGGGTCAGCACGGGTCTGGAGTGTAGTTGCTGGCGCTTCAACAGGGCTGGGCCGGCTTCATGGGTGATAGGCCGGGGAGGAGGGATATCAGAGCCCCTCAAAGGCCCCCCCCAGCCCACGGGAGCATCCCGGGTCTCCATCCTGTCTGGCAAAACCCTCGATCTGctcattcccccaccccacagagtGACCCATctctcttctcccgcctcagggAAATCCAGGCTTCCACAGGAGCCCCAGGCCTCTGCCCATCCCCGTCCACATCCCATATCCCTCCTCCGATCCCATCTACTGTTCTTAGCACAGAGCTGACCAAGGTGGTCTCAGTCTTGCATCCACCCTCAGGTTGGCCTGAAACATGCCTCTATCCCGCAGCCCCGCTCCAGCTCTGCCTGGACAGGGTACACTGGCCCTTCAATTAACAAAAGTAGAGtgaataaataggccaggcacagtggctcacacctgtaatctcagaactttgggaggctgatacaggcagatcatctgagcccaggagttcaagatcaacttaggcaacgtggcaagacccagttctcttgtttaaaaaaaagaaaatggccgggcgcggtggctcacatctgtaatcctgcactttgggaagctgaggtgggtggatcacctgaggtcaggagttcatgaccagcctggccaacacggtgaaacctcgtctctactaaaaattcaaaaattagccgggcatggtggcaggcgcctgtaatcccagctaatcgaaaggctgaggaaggagagtcgcttgaacccaggaggtggaggttgcggtgagctgagatcgcaccactgtactccagcctgggcgacagtgagactctgtctcaaaaaaaaaaaaaaaaaaaaagaatgaatggaggataaataaacaacagaaaatacttATGTTCCAGGAAGTGTTCCTGCTAGGTGCTTAtgtaaatgaatttatttatatatttttaattaattttcatttagagatggggtctcactatattgcccaggttgaactcaaattcctaggctcaagcaatcctcctgcctcagcctctggagtagctgggactacaggtgggcgccaccacatccagcataAAAAAATGTAGTTAATCCACCACTGTTCCTATTATCATCTTCCCCCATTAACCCCAGGGGGCTGCTGTGGTATTATTATCTggatttcacagatggggaaaccgaggtTCAAGCTTGTctggaggtcacacagctaggaagtgggaCAGCCAGGATTCTAATCCGCCCCCAGGGCTGCCCAAGCTTCATCTGCACCCACTGCCCAAGTTGCCTGTATTGTACCAGCACAGCATGGCCACTCTGAGTGGTGAGTATTTGGTTATCTGACTATGACCCCAGCCAGGCTGTGAAGCCCCAGTGTCTCCTTCCCCAACATGACATCTCCCAACCTCGGCCCCAGGACTCTTGGCCCACCTCTGGGGTCGTAGATGGTCACCTTCTTGTCATAGGTGCCAGTCACCAGGATATCAGGCAGGTAGGAGAGGCACAGCACGGCTGAGCTGGCCCTAGGGACACACAGACCACAGGGCTTTGGCTGTGGCCAGACAGGGTCCTATCCCCGCAGGCCCCCTGCCCAGGCCCCCACACACTTTATCTCGCCGAACTGCTGCCCATCCGCTGCCATGTCCCAGAGCTTCACTGTGCTGTCCCAGGAGCCGGAGCACACGCGGTGGTCCTGTGCTGCCAgtgaccacacccagccctgcagGACAGGAGCAGCAGTCACACACCTGTCACAGCCCATGGGGGTCCCAGACTGGGATCATTCTGTTTTTGCAGGTAAGGCTCAGAGAATTCAAGAGACTCACCCAAAGCCACATAGCTCTTCCTCCCCAATGCCCACCGTGATAGATGCTGCAGTAAGTACAACACCCAACTCTGGCTCCAGGTGATCACCCCCATTGCACAGATGAACCCAGAGCAAGTTCAACTTGAGTACAGATTACAGTTTATGTCCATGGGTCAGCCTGACTTCAGAGTCCAGGAAAGGCACACCCCacccagaaactttttttttttggagacggagtttcactcttgtcatccaggctggagtgcagtggcttgatcttggctcactgaaacctctgcctcccgtgttcaagtgattctcctgcctcagcctctctagtagctgggattacacgtttgtgccaccacacccggctaatttttgtattattagtagagatggggtttcaccatgttggccaggctggtctcaaactcctgaccttaggtgatccgcccgcctcagcctcccaaagtgctgggattacaggcgtgtaccaccgtgcctggcccaggaactcttttttttttttttttgagacaaggtcttgctgtgtcacccaggtgtgaatgcagtggcgcgatcatggcttactgcagcctccacatcccaggctcaagtgatccttgtacCACAGCTTCCcaagagctgggaccacaggcgcatgccactacgctctgctaattttttttttttttttttttgagatggagttttgctcttgttgcccaggctggagtgcaatggcatgatctcggctcaccgcaacctccgcctccagagttcaagcaattctcctgcctcagcctccgtagtagctgggattacaggcatgtgccaccgtgcccagctaattttgtatttttagtagagccggggtttctccatgttggtcaggctggtctcaaactcgcgacctcaggtgatccgcctgccttggcctcccaaagtgctgggattacaggtgtgagccaccacatccgttttggtttttttttttttttttttttttttttgagacagagtctcactctgttgcccaggctggagtgcagtggcatgatctcggctcactgcaagctccgcctcccgggttcacgccattctcctgcctcagcctcccgagtggctgggactacaggtgcccacccaccacacccggctaattatttggtatgttttgtagagtcagggtttcccatgttgcccaggctggtctcgaactcctgggttcaagcaatcctcctgcctcagcctcccaaagtgttaggattataggcctgagcaaCTAACTGCACCCTGGCCCAATAACATTTCTAAGTCAAGTTCTACAGAGATTCAGCCCCAGTGGTGGTTTGAAGCCACATGACAAGTGATTAAGAGTGTGGCCTCTACTTTGTGACCTggcaaaccatatcacctccTTTAGTTCATTCATCAGCAAATTGGGCAGAAAACATCCCTTGCCTCAGGAGCTAATATGCACAGCGTGGTGAATGCTGACTTATTGCCCACCAATCCCGCTGAGGAGGGCACTATCATgtatctcattttataaatggggaaaCTGGACCCCAGAGAGGTTGAGTTTCTcactcagggtcacacagccaggaagcagCACAGTGAGAATTTGAACCCAGCATCCTGGCCCCAAGCCCAAGCTCTCAGCCACTGGCCTGACCACCTTAGCAACTGGTGGAGATGCTCCTCCACAGCCACATCTCAGGAGATGACAGTCATGCTCAGAGTTGGCTGATCTCCAAGGGCAGTCTCATAACTGCTTTGCACTGGGCCTCTCCAGGTGTACCTGACAtctgttgagcacctactgtgtgtcaaaGCCTGAGcttggccgggcaccgtggctcatgcctgtaatcctagcactttgggaggctgaggaaggcagatcacttgaggccaggagtttgataccagcctggccaacatggcgaaacctcatgtctactaaaggaaaaaaaaaaaaatgtgtgtatatataatatatatatatatatatacacacacacacacacacaaaaattagctgggcatcatgtgcctataatttcagctactcaggaggcgaggttgcagtgagctgagattgtgccactgcactaccgcctaagcaacagagtgagattccattaaaaaaaaaaaattagctgggcatggtggcaggcacctataatcccagctacttgggaggctgaggcaggagaatcacttgaatcccagaggcagaggttgcagtgggccgagatcatgccattgcactccaggctgggtgacagagcaagactctgtctcaataaaaatataaataaataaaggccgggtgactcatgcctgtaatcccagcactttgggaggctgaggcgggcagaccacgaggtctggagatcgagaccattctggccaacatggtgaaaccccatctctactaaaaatacaaaaattagctgggcatggtggtgggcacctgtggtcctagctactcaggaggctgaggcaggagaattgcttaaacctgggaggcggaggttgcagtgagccaagattgcaccactacactccagcctagcaacagagtgagactccatctcaaaaaaaaaaaaaaaaaaaattagccaggtgtggtggcatgcacctgcagtcccagctactcgggaggctgagggaggagaatcacttgaacccgggaagcagaggttgcagtgagctgagatcatgccactgcactccagcctgggtgacagaacgagactccatctcaaaaaaaaaaaaaaaaaagcctgagctTAATGCGTGTCCACATTAATGCATAATGTATCTCCTTCATCCTCATCCTAATCACCCACTGGACAGAAgtagaaactgaggcatggagaagtCACACATCTCACCTAAAGTCACACCAAGGATAGAAAAGTCAGATTCAAATCTATGCGGTCCTGTACCAAAACCTGGGGCCTTAACCAAGATGCCCTACTCAGGTCTCACACCTCCTATCCCCACCTGACCCCTCACCTCATGGGTACTATTTCGCTTAGTGCCTAAGGTCTTGACCAGAACCTGGTTGGACTCCGTCCCCAGCTGCCGCAGGTCCCACAAGTTGACGTTGCGATCTCGGGAGCCCGACAGACAGAGTGACCCACCCTGGAAAGGGAGCAAGGTGATGTTGTCAGGGCCACCCTGGCCCACCCCTGCCTGGCCCCCCACAGACCCCGTCTCACCTGGAGCAGCAGCACTGAGTCAACAGAAGCCACGTGCCCGTCGGCCAGGCAGAAGTATTCAACCCAGCGCCCATCCTCTGCCCAGCGGGACAGGTGCTGCTCCAGCGCAATGCAGGCTGCCGGCCAGTCAAAGTTCTTCTCTGTGGGTTACCACGAGTAGGGTGCCCGGTGGGCAGGGACCCTAGCACCCATGCCAGCTGGCCAAGCCCAACCCTGGCTTCCAGGGAGCCCACCCTACACCAGACTTGGACAGAACCCCATGGAGATTCCCTACTCCCGCCCCAAGCCGACCCAGGCTCTGGTCTTGGGACCACCTGCCTGCCCATTTCCCAGGCAGGTCTAGGACTACTCACTCCAATTTCCAGAAATTGGGAACTGGGGTCTCAGAACTACCTCTCCAGGCGCCATCCCCCAACCCAAACTCAGGGTAGAGCAGTCTCAGGATGTTGAGGTCTGACCTCAGGCTCGGCATACAAGCTGGGACCTCATGACTAacccttcctgcctcagccatctgaACCAGACCAAGGGGGCTGTTTTTCAAACAGTATCTGGAAACTGGGGAGCCTTGTCAAGATGCAGAATGCAAGCCCCAGATGCAGATTCAGTGGTATGGACAGGGTCCAAGCATCTATGTTTATTAAGCGGTTTGGGAGAGTCTGACCTAGGGGGTTGGATGGCAACACCTTGAGAATCACTGATCCCGGAGTGATCCTGATTCCTCTCTAAGGTTGAGTGTTTGATTACTTTAACCTGGAAGCAGAATCAAAGCTTCCAGGTTAAGGGTATCAAACACCCAAGCTGTAATACAACTTGGCTTAAGGGCCTGAGGATCCAGCTGTATCAGGATCAATATCTCAGGATCAACAATATCGATTCAAAGGTCCCAAGCTGTCTTCCCTCAGGAACCAATAAACTCAGGGCCAAGAGCCACTGTCTCACCCCTAACTGGGTCAAGGCTCTAGGGCTCAGGAATTTTGACATCAACAGGTGCTGTTTCAGCTTCTAAGCTGGACTCAGAACCTGAGGATCTTTTGGCTCACTTTGAGCCCCAGCATAAACTCCAGAGCCTAAGATTTCAAGTCCCTGTGTCAATCCCCAGTCAGGGGTCAGGGGCTTAGTACCACAAGACCCCAGGACTGAGGATATTTGGATCCTGAGTCGTCCAGGGACCACAGCCCCATGTTAGGGTTTCACAGCCTCAGGACCCCAAGTGCCTGGCTGCCCCGTGGTCCACCCAGAGGTCCTCAGGGGCTTCGGCACCACCAGtaactacctcagcctccagcctgAGCCAGGACAGCCACGAAGCCTGCACCAGAGGCTGTATCCGGAAcaccccatgtacttcttccccGCCCCAAGCCTGACCTGGGCGGACGCCCCCGGCCCCCGGGTGCGCGCACCTTCCACCACTGGGTAGGGCGCGCGTACGCGGCGTAGCGTGCGTAGCCTCCAGGTGACATGGTCAGACACGAGGTCGCGCAGCGCGTGGCACACCCGCGACAGGACGTGGAGCACGAGACGGGCGTCCAGGTAGGAGCAGATCTCGAGCAGCAGCTCCGGGGGAAGGCTCAGAAGGCCTGGCTCACTTACGGCCGAAACCTTGGACGCGGCCCGAGGCTCCGAAGCGCTCGGGGACGCGGCGGGCGTGGATAGCTGCGAGGGGCGCGAGAACGCCAGCCCGGATTTTGGAGGACTGAGAACGCGGGCCACATAGGCCTCGGCCTGCGCGTCTGGGTCTGTCTCTGACTCTGGGTCCGAGTCATCGTCCCAGGCGCGGGAATCATCGCACGGCCCTAGGGGAAGCTCCATGGCGACCGGGTGGGCGCTGCCTGCCTCGCGTCTTGTCTCCTAGGCAGCACGAGGGTACTTCCGGCGCTGTCTGATGACGTTTATGCGCCCACCGGAAGCGCGCGGAGGAAGTCAGTCACTGGCTTAATACAGAACATCGACCCGCTTACAGGGATTCCTGCAACTGCGTCTGCCTTAGGCTGGAAAATGCAGGTTCCTGTTTCTGCGCTTTTTAAACTAGCATCTCTTGTCGTGCCGATACCGAGAGCCAGCCAACTCTGGCTAAAAACGAAATTCAAGCCAGGCGGggtggcgcgcgcctgtggttccagctactcaggagggtgaaggggtaggatcccttgagtccaggagttcgagagtgcagtgagccatgattgcgtcactgtactccagcctgcgcaacatagtgagaccctgtctctttaaattagacataaaataaacactgctctataaaaaataaacactgctTTAACGAAGGCATCTGTTATATGTGACACTGAGCTTAGAAACCCAAAGGCCCCTTTCCGAGTTTAAGGAGTAGCAATTGGAACTCTTGCCTCTTTTCCCAGAGCCAGAAATATGCAGTTACACTGCAGAGGCCTCActtaagtgactttttttttgagaaaggaacTGGGGCCTCAGAACTACCTCTCCAGACCCCATTCCCCAACCCAACCTTGGAGGACAGCAGTGCAGTCCTCCAAGTGGAGTGCTTGagtcattgcaacctccgcttcctgggcccaagtgatcttccgcctcggcccctcaagtagctgggactacaggcgcgcaccaccacacccggctaatttttgtattcttttgtaaagacagggtttcactacgttgtccaggctggtctcgaactcctgagctcaagctatccgcccccaacttggtctcccaaagtaccaggattacaggcgtgaaccaccgcgcctggtggaaagctacctttttttttcttttttgagacggagtctcactctgtcgcccaggctggagtgcagtggcgcgatctcagctcaccgcaacctccacctcccgggttcaagcgattctcctgcccctcagcctgccgagtagctgggactacaggagtacgccaccacgccgaactaatttttatgcttattattttttttgtcttcctttttgtggagaacggggtcttgctatattgcccaggcaggtctcgaactcctgggctcaagctatcctcccgcctctgcctccctgagagctgggattacaggcgtgagccaccgcgcccagatgaactaatttttgtattttcagtagggacgggtttcaccgtattagccaggatggtctcaatctcctgaccttgtgatccgcccgcctcggcctcccaaagtgctgggatcacaggcatgagccactgcgcccggcagaaAGTTACTTTTAACAAtaacatcactttttttttttgagactaagtctcacactgtcgccctggctggtgtgcagtggcgcaatctcggctggctgcaacctccgcctcccgggttcaagcgattctcctgcctcagcctccagagtagctgggaatacaggcgcgcgccaccacacccggctaatttttgtattttttagtagagatggggtcgcactatgttggccaggctggtctcaaactcctgacctcgtgatccacccgcctcagcctcccgaagtgatgggattacaggcgtaagccactgcgcccggcctaacatCACACTTATTAAAACAGCatgttggctgggtgcgatggcccaggcctgtaatcccaccacttcgaGAGGCAAGGTGGgttaatcacctgaggtcaggagttcaagaccagcctggccaacacgttgaaaccccatctctactaaaaatacaaagaattggccgggcgtggtggcaggcacctgtaatctcagctgctcgagaggctgaggcaggagaatcacttgagcctgggaggcagaggttgcagtaagccgagatggcaccattgcactccagcttgggcaacaagaacaaaactccatctcaaacaaaaaaactgcaggTATTTACTGAAAGCCTCTTTTGAGCCAGGCAGCTAACCAATCCACGTAGGTCATCTGAGCAGTCCTTGCTGTTTCCTCTACTTGACACTCTTCTCTACCTGGCTCTGTTCAAACATCGTCTTCTCAGTGTGGCCTTTGCAGGTCACCCTACATAAGATTTCAACTGTTCCCCCaccattctctctgccttcctgttTTTCTCTATAGGATTTAGCACAGTTCCACTTTTTATAGTCTATCCTCTCACTAGAATGCAGGCCTTATTTGTTGAATATTGGATATgtgtcagtatttttaaattttcccacGTTGATCTTTGGGCCACACCAAGGTTGCAGTAAGATTTTATtttggctgggggcggtggcccacacctgtaatcccagcactttgggaggctaaagcaggtggattgcttgagcccaggagttcaagaccagcctcggcaacatagcgaaaaccccctctacaaaaaatacaaaaattagccagcatggtggcatacacctgtagtcccagctacttgggtggctgaggtgggaggattgcttgagccagggaggttgaggctgcactgagccatgattacgccactgcactccagcctgggtgagggagcaagatccggtctcaaaaaaaacaagattttattctgaagattgtgggttttttttcccccacagcaGAAACTACTTCCATTTGCCTGAGTAAttgtaattaatattaattaaattacCATCAGGCCTGGGGCTGGGCTGAGTCTTCTACGAAAACCCTGACCCAGGGTCAGCTGATGATAAGAGTGCGGCAAGGCCTCACCCCTTACCACTTAGTTTAGAGTACGGCAGAGGGGCATCTTGAACCTGGGCAGTGACACTAATGGCTCACTCTTAGTGAGTTGAAGTCCCAGAGAATGAGCTGCACATTTCATGTATGTTACAGATTTAATCTTCCATCTTTCCCATTCATCTATCTTCCCACTCTCAAGTATCCCCGGTGCCCCCGACATTTCTTCACCACCAAAGCCAAGGACACAGGAAGCCGCAGACTAAGGAGTTCACAAGAAACTGATCTTTACTCAACAAAGTTCTACACAAGTGGAATCTCACGCCACCTCGGCGCCaatccccagcacagcacagtaACAAATGGACAGACCCGGGAGCCCGCAGGgggaagagggtgaggagggaaagagggactGTGGCTCAAGGCCAGTCTGGGTCCACAGCCCTGGGTAGGGGAGAAGGTTGAGAAGCTGAAACTTCATTGtgcaaaaaataaccaaaaataaattaaaaaattaaatagttttttttttaaaaaaaaaaaaaaaaggaaaacgaGAAGAACCAGGCTCCCCTTCCCTGAAGGTGTTTGTATCCCCCCATCTTGAGTAGCGGGGGGTTACCAATCCCATCAGATAGCCAATCCATCCACACACCCCAAGACCCAGCAGAGGATGCTCCAAAGAACTGGAATTACCATAAaattaaaaggtatttttaaaacttttttttttttttaacaaatggctTCCAGAGACCTGCTCAAGTTTCATGGGGTGGGCGTGCAgggacacccagctaatttatggaATGTGTACTGAGTGCCCCTTGGAATAGAGGCAGGGCCTGACCCTGACTATGGAAAG
This portion of the Pongo abelii isolate AG06213 chromosome 20, NHGRI_mPonAbe1-v2.0_pri, whole genome shotgun sequence genome encodes:
- the FBXW9 gene encoding F-box/WD repeat-containing protein 9 isoform X2; the protein is MELPLGPCDDSRAWDDDSDPESETDPDAQAEAYVARVLSPPKSGLAFSRPSQLSTPAASPSASEPRAASKVSAVSEPGLLSLPPELLLEICSYLDARLVLHVLSRVCHALRDLVSDHVTWRLRTLRRVRAPYPVVEEKNFDWPAACIALEQHLSRWAEDGRWVEYFCLADGHVASVDSVLLLQGGSLCLSGSRDRNVNLWDLRQLGTESNQGWVWSLAAQDHRVCSGSWDSTVKLWDMAADGQQFGEIKASSAVLCLSYLPDILVTGTYDKKVTIYDPRAGPALLKRQQLHSRPVLTLLADDRHIISGSEDHTLVVVDRRANSVLQRLQLDSYLLCMSYQEPQLWAGDNQGLLHVFANRNGCFQLIRSFDVGHSFPITGIQYSVGALYTTSTDKTIRVHVPTDPPRTICTRKHDNGLNRVCAEGNLVVAGSGDLSLEVWRLQA
- the FBXW9 gene encoding F-box/WD repeat-containing protein 9 isoform X1 — its product is MELPLGPCDDSRAWDDDSDPESETDPDAQAEAYVARVLSPPKSGLAFSRPSQLSTPAASPSASEPRAASKVSAVSEPGLLSLPPELLLEICSYLDARLVLHVLSRVCHALRDLVSDHVTWRLRTLRRVRAPYPVVEEKNFDWPAACIALEQHLSRWAEDGRWVEYFCLADGHVASVDSVLLLQGGSLCLSGSRDRNVNLWDLRQLGTESNQVLVKTLGTKRNSTHEGWVWSLAAQDHRVCSGSWDSTVKLWDMAADGQQFGEIKASSAVLCLSYLPDILVTGTYDKKVTIYDPRAGPALLKRQQLHSRPVLTLLADDRHIISGSEDHTLVVVDRRANSVLQRLQLDSYLLCMSYQEPQLWAGDNQGLLHVFANRNGCFQLIRSFDVGHSFPITGIQYSVGALYTTSTDKTIRVHVPTDPPRTICTRKHDNGLNRVCAEGNLVVAGSGDLSLEVWRLQA